CTCCATCCGCTCAATATTGATATCCTTTTTGCCCGGCTCAGGTTCTTTAAACATTTGGGCGCCGCCCGCGCCGCAGCACAGGCCGTTGCTTTTACAGCGTTTCATCTCAACCAGTTCGGTGTCCAGTATCTCTAAAGCGGCGCGTGGGGCCTCGTAAACGTTATTGCCACGGCCAAGGTAGCATGGGTCGTGAAAAGTTATCCTGCGGCCCTTAAAGCTCTCTCCGCCCTCAGCCTTTAGTTTGCCTTCGTCTATCAGTTGTTGTATTAGTTGGGTGTGGTGTATTACGTCATACGTTCCGCCAAGGCCCGGGTATTCGTTGCGGATGGTGTTAAAGCAATGCGGGCAGCCGGTTACTATCTTTTTTATGTTATAGCCGTTAAGCACCTCAATATTGGTCATGGCCTGCATCTGGAACAAAAACTCGTTACCGGCGCGTTTTGCAGGGTCGCCGGTGCAGCTTTCTTCGGTACCTAATACGGCATAGCTGATACCTACGTGCTGTAATATTTTACAAATATCGCGGGTGATTTTTTGCGCGCGCTCGTCAAAACTGCCTGCACAGCCTACCCAAAAAAGTATTTCGGGCTCTTTGCCTTCGGCAGCCATTTGGGCCATGGTTGGTATGGTTTGGTTCATTTATTTAAGCTTTAGCTTACTCAACAGATTCGCTTATCTCTGTTATAAATTCGTTTATGCTGCTGTAATTTTCAAAAGTAATGGCCGAGTTAATGGCCTTTAGCTGATTAAGTATATCAAGCGCCAGGCTTATGGCATCAACCTCTATCCCATCCATCCGTGGGT
This portion of the Inquilinus sp. KBS0705 genome encodes:
- a CDS encoding (Fe-S)-binding protein; the protein is MNQTIPTMAQMAAEGKEPEILFWVGCAGSFDERAQKITRDICKILQHVGISYAVLGTEESCTGDPAKRAGNEFLFQMQAMTNIEVLNGYNIKKIVTGCPHCFNTIRNEYPGLGGTYDVIHHTQLIQQLIDEGKLKAEGGESFKGRRITFHDPCYLGRGNNVYEAPRAALEILDTELVEMKRCKSNGLCCGAGGAQMFKEPEPGKKDINIERMEDVLEAKAQIVASGCPFCMTMLSDGIKHIEKEQDIKVLDIAEITVRANGL